One Thunnus albacares chromosome 12, fThuAlb1.1, whole genome shotgun sequence genomic region harbors:
- the LOC122994370 gene encoding transcription factor BTF3 homolog 4-like — MNQEKLAKLQAQVRIGGKGTARRKKKVVHKTATADDKKLQGSLKKLAVNNIAGIEEVNMIKDDGTVIHFNNPKVQASLSANTFAITGHAETKQLTEMLPGILSQLGADSLSSLRKLAEQFPRQSMDMKAVKEEIAEEEDDDVPDLVENFDEASKNEAN; from the exons ATGAATCAAGAGAAGCTCGCCAAACTTCAGGCACAGGTCCGGATAGGTGGAAAG GGAACGGCCCGCAGGAAGAAAAAGGTTGttcacaaaacagcaacagctgATGACAAGAAGCTCCAAGGCTCATTGAAGAAACTGGCAGTGAACAACATTGCAGGGATCGAAGAG gtgaaTATGATAAAAGACGACGGGACGGTGATCCACTTCAACAACCCCAAAGTTCAGGCGTCTCTGTCTGCCAACACCTTCGCCATCACGGGCCACGCTGAGACCAAGCAGCTGACAGAGATGCTGCCAGGCATCCTGAGCCAGCTGGGAGCCGACAGCCTCAGCAGCCTGCGCAAGCTGGCTGAGCAGTTCCCACGGCaat CAATGGACATGAAAGCAGTCAAGGAGGaaattgcagaagaagaggacgaCGATGTCCCAG ATCTTGTGGAGAACTTTGATGAAGCCTCAAAGAACGAAGCAAACTGa